AAATGGGATTATTCATAAAAAGATTGTTCATAGtcataaaaaattactttggAAAATAACACACACGTAGCTTCTGGAAGAGATAACGCATCGTTATTCCATGCCTCATATAGTTCCAGGAAAATCGTATAGTATTGACTGCTAGTATTTTCAATTTGATTACAAAAatgttcggtagttcgattttCAATTCGGGTTAATACGGAACACCTAAGATCAGTTCAATTATGGTGAAAAGTTCCTACGTTGTGATTTTTCTAGTTGCATTGACAATGTTTTCGGTGTGCAATGCAAACGAAGACATCGACACTCTTGAAAAGGGGATTAAAAGCTTAACAAACACTATGGTGAAATATCAAAGTGAATTTGACAGAAAAGTGCAATTCAAAGAGTTACAGGAGGCCATAGATGCAATCGATGAGGCCATGCTGGGCTATATGGGAACCGCAAAGAACCGATTGGATCAAGTGCGTAGCTTGAATTCCCTAGCCCGTAGCTCCTATTCGAAATGTGTTAAGCCTGTGTTCGAATGGTGCATAGCCTCTAATGTTTCCTTGCATTCCATCATACCCTTCATTGGATCGGAGAAGCTGACGAAGCACGATAGAGATGCAGTATCTACCATGACACTCCACATAATCAGTATGGGACTAAATCACACCGCCAACTCTCTGAATCTCCTAAACGATGTTATCCAACACACCTCCGACCTTAGAGATCTATTTAAGTCCATAATGCACGacataaaaaatgatttcgGGGTGGGAGGTTTCTACGGCAAAAAGAGACTGGAGTTGCTGGATAAAAGTGAGCGGGAAAAGAAGGaacaaacaattaaaactGTCTTTATTGCACTCGGGGTTGTCATTTTTTCACCTGTTGGCGTGACACTTGGCTTGGCGGCAGCAGTTGGTACTGCAGTTGGGACAACCGACTTTGACCTATGGCAAAAAAAGACTTCTTATACAGATCAAGTAGAGCATATTGATAAACTTTTCCAGATTCTACAGGCACAATTTCTTAACGTCACGGAATTAGTGGAAGGTATCAAAACCAGCTTAGAAGAGGATAAAACCAACTTACATGCACTTCGTGGAAAAATTATTGGTGCCAGTATAGTAAGTAATAatggaaaattatgaaataatattgtatttgcAAAGCCCTCTTCATTAGACTTataattaactttattttctattatCTTTACCCTCAGAGCCACTCTTTCTTGAGCTTGGACTCACTCACTATGCACGCACTATTTATTCCTTCTTTGACAAACGTGACTGATCAGTGCATGAAGTACATCACCTGGCACGGATACAATTCATCAATTTACGAAGATAATATAATCGAAACCCGTCGAGTGTCTTTTTTCACAACATTGGAATCTAAAGATACCCTCGTCAACAACGTGGACGAAAGACCTAAAACTAAATCCGCCATTGAACTGGAGAATGTGGAGGAGTCAAAACAAATTAAGCATTTTTCAGTGGAAAGTGATAATTTTCCTACAATTGGGATCCCTCAAACGTCGACGATTCCATCGAAAGTACATATGATTGCTACTTATTTTAAACACGTTATACAATATATATCAAATTAATTTGATTCTAAATTgaaagtaaattaaattagTAAATTCCATATATTGTCAATAAAAATAGAGGAACACATTGATTTTCTTAGAATTTTGATCtccaaaaaattaataatcacAAAGGTTTGCAACGAGTTGGAAAACTCATTTAGTAttagtaattattattattgtgtaatcggtaaattttaatttttttatttttaactttagGATTGTAAAAATGACCTTCTATCAGTTCCAAatcacatttatttttaacacaGGTATACAGGTGCTTTCTCCCTACCAATTAAGCATAAAAGAGCTTGAGAAAACGCATATAAAAGCAGCTTTTGTATTCACATACTAGCAGTAGATTCTTTTTTACTTAATCCTACAATTGGCAGCAAGAAATCATTTGggcaatttaaataattgaattttttgtttatattatattaatttaataacaCTTTAACACCAAACACTAAGCACGTCTACTTTCCACGATTGATATACACAAACTACAAATATTCAGACCGAATATGCTCAGAAAATAAACTCTGAGCTTCATCTTACAAACTATGTGGAAACTATCTGAAAATACTTTAATGTGCCTTCTCAACAAACGCTCTTGGATCTGGTCAGACATAATTCTTAGCTCTCCTAATCTTGCTGGGTTGACCCCAACCAATGTTGTCAATATGTGTTTTTTCCCCGAATTCGGAAAGCTAATAGTCCCAAGATAAGTATTTGGGAACTTTTGCTCGCCTTGAAATATTGATAGGAGGaacaataaaaataccaataaCAAGAAAAGACTTGCAGTTCATATTATAAGATACGTTTTGGCTCGGAAATATAAAGCAAAATAATTccataataaaaatttggagaaaaagtcCGAAGcttcaaattttcaaaaactcaAAAGTTAGTTCAGTTGTGTTGAACCTATAGGATATAT
This region of Drosophila bipectinata strain 14024-0381.07 chromosome 2L, DbipHiC1v2, whole genome shotgun sequence genomic DNA includes:
- the LOC122322051 gene encoding uncharacterized protein gives rise to the protein MVKSSYVVIFLVALTMFSVCNANEDIDTLEKGIKSLTNTMVKYQSEFDRKVQFKELQEAIDAIDEAMLGYMGTAKNRLDQVRSLNSLARSSYSKCVKPVFEWCIASNVSLHSIIPFIGSEKLTKHDRDAVSTMTLHIISMGLNHTANSLNLLNDVIQHTSDLRDLFKSIMHDIKNDFGVGGFYGKKRLELLDKSEREKKEQTIKTVFIALGVVIFSPVGVTLGLAAAVGTAVGTTDFDLWQKKTSYTDQVEHIDKLFQILQAQFLNVTELVEGIKTSLEEDKTNLHALRGKIIGASISHSFLSLDSLTMHALFIPSLTNVTDQCMKYITWHGYNSSIYEDNIIETRRVSFFTTLESKDTLVNNVDERPKTKSAIELENVEESKQIKHFSVESDNFPTIGIPQTSTIPSKVHMIATYFKHVIQYISN